Part of the candidate division KSB1 bacterium genome is shown below.
CGGTCGAGATCGGCCCAGACGAGCATCGCGCCGTCGAAGCGTGCGTTACGCAGAATCGCGCGTTCGAAGTTCGACTTCTCCGCGGCGACGGCGGTGAGATTGGCGTGGGTCAGGTCCGCACGTTTGAAGTCGGCGCCGCCCAGCCGTGCTTCGGCCAGCGTTGCACCGGTCAGGTTCGTCTCTTCCATATCGCTGTTGCGCAGATCGGCGCCCGAGAGATCGGCACCGCTCAGATCCGCTTTCTCAAAGTCGGCGCCGGCCGCATTGACGCCGGCAAGATCGGCGCGGGGCAGTAACGCCTTTTCAAGATCCGTGCGCCGCAAATCGGCCCCCGCCAGATTGGCGCCACTGAGATCCGCGTCCTTAAGATCGGCGTCGCGCAGATTGGCTTTTCGCAGGTCCGCGCCGGCC
Proteins encoded:
- a CDS encoding pentapeptide repeat-containing protein → MDHKLNFYLTTVIALALFGGGAQAFDEKDLSKLRETNACVGCDLRNADLKGAKLAGADLRKANLRDADLKDADLSGANLAGADLRRTDLEKALLPRADLAGVNAAGADFEKADLSGADLSGADLRNSDMEETNLTGATLAEARLGGADFKRADLTHANLTAVAAEKSNFERAILRNARFDGAMLVWADLDRADMNQASLKQADLTNARMKRANLSGANLEGAILKDAVLRITRLDDANLQGVKGLKQHQLERACGTAATALPKGLTIRTCN